The nucleotide window CCAACAGCCTGTTAAACAATTTCATTTGCTTTTGTGTCTCCCGCGCCAAACTCGCGCAATCCCTGCCTTCGCTATAATGTTGTTTTACGCATGCTCCGCTCTTCGCGGGGCCTTTTTACGGGAAGGAAGCTATGCCGACAGACGTTGTTATGCCCCAGATGGGCGAATCGATTTTCGAGGGCACGATCACCAAGTGGTTAAAGAAGGCCGGCGAAAAGGTTCAGCGCGATGAGCCACTTTTCGAAATTTCCACCGACAAGGTGGACGCCGAGATCCCCGCCCCGGCCAGCGGTGTCCTCCAGGAAATCAAAGTCACGGAAGGTAACACCGTCCAGGTGAACACCGTAGTCGGCGTAATTGGCGACGGCGCCGGAGCTTCCTCTTCTGCGAAGCCAGCTGCTGCCGCCGCACCCGCGCCTCCGAAAAAGGAAGCGCAAGCTCCCGCTGCTGCGCCGCCTGCTTCCGCTGCCCTGTCCGATGGTGAATCTGACGTTCGCTCCTCACCGCTCGTTCGAAAACTGGCTCGTGAGCACAACGTCGATCTGAGTCAGTTGCAGGGCACCGGTACTGACGGCCGCGTCACCAAGCAGGACGTCCTCGATTACGTTGAGCACCGTAGCTCGGCACCCGCGGCTGCTCCCGCACAGGCTTCCCGGCCCCAGCCCACTCCGGCCCCGGTTTCGATTCCCGGTGACCTCGTTCCGATGTCGCAGATGCGGCGCATCATTGCCCAGCGCATGATCGAGTCCCGCAGGACGAGCGCTCACGTCCATTGCATGTTTGAAGTGGACATGACTCGCATCGTCAACCTTCGCAACAAATTGAAAAACGGTTTCGAGCAACGCAACGGTGCCCGGCTCACGTTCATGCCCTTTTTCGTGCGCGCCGCCATCATTGCACTTCAGCAGTACCCTATCGCGAACGCCTCCCTCGAAGGCGACAACGTTCGCTACCACCGCCACGTCAATGCCGGCATTGCGGTCGCACTCGATAACGGATTGATCGTCCCCGTCCTCAAGAACGCCGATGAACTCAACTTCCTCGGACTGCAACGCGGCATCACCGATCTCGGCGAGCGCGCTCGCACCAAGAGGTTAATGCCAGCCGATGTAGAAGGCGCCACCTTCACGATTACGAATCCTGGACAATTCGGCGCTGTCTTCGGCTTGCCCATCATCAACCAGCCCAACGTGGCGATCATGGGCGTAGGCGGAATCACCAAACAACCGCTCGTGATTACCGACAAGGATGGTGCCGACTCCATCGCCATTCGTTCCGTCGTCCACCTTACTCTTGGCTACGACCACCGCATCCTTGACGGCGCCGTCGCCGACCAATTCATGGTCGTAGTAAAGAAGACTCTGGAAAATTGGAGCGAAGACGTCGGCTAAGGTGCAACCAAGGGACGGCGCGTTCTCTACGAGGCCCACAATCGTGGGCTTC belongs to Acidobacteriota bacterium and includes:
- the sucB gene encoding 2-oxoglutarate dehydrogenase, E2 component, dihydrolipoamide succinyltransferase → MPTDVVMPQMGESIFEGTITKWLKKAGEKVQRDEPLFEISTDKVDAEIPAPASGVLQEIKVTEGNTVQVNTVVGVIGDGAGASSSAKPAAAAAPAPPKKEAQAPAAAPPASAALSDGESDVRSSPLVRKLAREHNVDLSQLQGTGTDGRVTKQDVLDYVEHRSSAPAAAPAQASRPQPTPAPVSIPGDLVPMSQMRRIIAQRMIESRRTSAHVHCMFEVDMTRIVNLRNKLKNGFEQRNGARLTFMPFFVRAAIIALQQYPIANASLEGDNVRYHRHVNAGIAVALDNGLIVPVLKNADELNFLGLQRGITDLGERARTKRLMPADVEGATFTITNPGQFGAVFGLPIINQPNVAIMGVGGITKQPLVITDKDGADSIAIRSVVHLTLGYDHRILDGAVADQFMVVVKKTLENWSEDVG